One window of the Lycorma delicatula isolate Av1 chromosome 3, ASM4794821v1, whole genome shotgun sequence genome contains the following:
- the LOC142322380 gene encoding growth arrest-specific protein 1-like has translation MLPLVLIAAAMSLGVQLEVDATSSCEDARMKCVYRVGCSTALRNYMLDCSSVLHAEPPVTHCPEACQLALITLTSTDEGKQLMNCDCKDEFCTNSKARLEVCRPYVERAHNETVVSCVVAQGICAADTQCYTALEYYHRLCRSMFDGRKCSYRCKNSISILRRQQKAAKLDTCWCDGREDYDCPRIRTNMAKLCFHKEPETPPMPPLPGDVDSNELHPSAVAGSSSIFPAFTLLVITLLACRTLAT, from the exons atgTTGCCCCTTGTGCTGATAGCTGCAGCTATGAGTTTGGGGGTGCAGTTGGAAGTTGATGCGACGTCCAGCTGTGAAGATGCACGTATGAAATGTGTATATCGTGTGGGCTGTAGTACAGCCCTTCGTAATTATATGCTAGATTGTTCATCAGTACTTCATGCAGAACCTCCTGTGACCCACTGCCCAGAGGCATGTCAGCTGGCTCTTATTACACTAACTTCTACCGATGAAGGAAAACAACTAATGAAT tGCGACTGCAAAGATGAGTTTTGTACAAATTCCAAAGCAAGGTTAGAAGTCTGTCGACCTTATGTGGAACGAGCGCATAACGAAACAGTTGTATCTTGTGTTGTCGCCCAAGGAATCTGCGCAGCAGATACACAATGTTATACAGCCTTGGAATACTATCACAGACTATGTCGTTCTATGTTTGATGGTCGCAAATGTTCTTACCGTTGTAAGAACAGTATATCTATTTTACGAAGACAACAAAAAGCAGCAAAATTAGATACGTGTTGGTGTGATGGTCGTGAAGATTACGACTGTCCTAGGATACGTACGAACATGGctaaattatgttttcataaagAACCTGAAACTCCACCGATGCCACCTTTACCGGGAGATGTTGACTCTAATGAGCTTCATCCTTCCGCTGTTGCTGGCAGCTCTTCTATTTTTCCTGCGTTTACTCTCCTTGTCATAACTCTTCTTGCCTGCCGGACACTCGCCACGTGA